The DNA sequence gcccAAGGACAAGCGAAACATGCGccagctgatgatgatgatatggaTGAAACTGGCAGCAATctagatgaagatgaggagcaACATGAAAGATCGCATGCTCTTGAATCTGACCCTGGCCTTGGCTCAGATGAAGACggggaagacgacgacgcccAAGGACAAGCCAAACATACGccagccgatgatgatgatgatgtggaTGAAACTGGCAGCAATCCAGAATCTGAACTTGGCCTTCATctggacgaagacgaggagcaaAATGAAAGATCCGATGACGATCATGATGACCAAAAACAAGTCGAACACGAATCCACTGAACGCCATGTGGAAGCTCCGTGGAGAAAACATCGAGGGTTGAAAAGGACAGATTTTGACTCGGAGGAAGATGAATAGGTTATAATAAGTCACCGATTAATAAACCTAAATATAAATACATAATGATAATAATCGAGATTTATTTTTCATGCAATTgtataagtttaaaagatTTGTAAAGGCTAGTGTAAAAAGATTATATGATCTTATGTATGGAATGTTGCGTTGTTGATGTCCGAAGTAAAAGGCTTGGTTTACATCTACTGCTGTGATGGGTCTATTGACGACTAGTGGCACGACAAGGATAAGCAAGAAAGTTTTGAATGAAGACCCAACTGTATCtcaaatgaaatgaaatcgACCTTGTGCTGATTTTGGATGACTGTCTGGAAGAGTGGTTGATCATACAGCGATTGTGAGATGGGCGACTAGACTTTTGTCACATGGCACCACCAGTAAGCCATTCGAATCATATCCATTAATGATTGAAGCGTCTATATCCATACATGAAAAGATGCAAGAGACACAAAAAACACTGTAAAACAGCCGACCCCATCGCTTGAGCCACTCTTCACAACGCCAGGTATCTACAAAAGCCCGttttcctctccttctaTTCCAAACAAGAGAGTTGAATTACCGTCATCATTTGTAGAAATTAGATTCATGCGTTTGGAATATTCGCCGTTCTCTCAGGCTTCTATGCATGAGGATCCGGTAACCAAAGCACCAGGTCTTGATCTGCCGTTGCGAAAAAGTTGAACCGCGGGTTAAATGCCAGCACGGCAGCTTCTCTCTTGTCCGGCAGCGTCCATGTTGGGTCGAGGACCTTGCTCTCCGACGGCTGCTTCAGCGTATCCCATACCAGCACATCTTGCTTCGAGCCACCACTCAGCACATATCGTCCATCTGGCGCAAAGCAGCACTCTCCACTGCTCTCAAACGCGTTGGGATCAGTGGAAGCCGGGCCAGCGCCATTTGAAGGAAGACTATCGCCCGCAGCCAGTCGGTGTGTCCCTCCAGCGGGTCGTCGGAGATATGCCTTCAGATTGCCCTGGAAGGCGTCGAGGAGGAAGTGTCCGCGACCCTTTGTTCCTACAAGGATAGACTTACCATCGTTTGAGAATTCGAGCTTGGTCCACCCCTTGACGAGATGCTGCGAGTCGACGCCGCGACACTGCTCGACGAGATCAATGGTGGTGAATGGCGCCTTGTCGTAATTCCGGATATCGTACAGCAGGACAGAGCCACTGCTAGGACATGCAACGGCAAAGACGGTGCCCGAGGGGTCGTACGCAGCGAGGTATGGTGATCGAAGGAAAAGCTGGCCCTGCCAATTCTTCGTCTGTGTATCCCAAAGGCGGACAGTGTTGTCCTGTGAGCATGATATGAAGTTGTCGGTGCCCGGATGGACGGCAAGCGCCGTTACTGCCGCATCGTGGCCCTCAAAGTAGCGAATAAAGGAGTTGTCGTGAGTCGCAAGGTATCGGATAGCATCTGCGCAAATGTGACGTTTCAGCCGCGGTCAATACAAGAGGGGCACGATGGCGCAGTCACTCACGGTTCTGTTTCGTACTCGCATAGATGATACTAGAGCGAGTATGCGTaaacttggccagcttgaCGCCGTACTTCTTGCTCAGCAAGCTCTTGTCGTGTCGGCCCTCTCGAACGTTGTAGATCTGAATCGTCTCGTCGCTCGCCGATGTCATGAGCAGTtctccgtcgtcgtcgtagtCAATTGACAAGACTCGAGGTTGAGGCTTCCCGTCCTTTATGTCATCTCGACGTAGCAGCTATAGATTCCACCATGTCAGCTTCTGAAGCTCCGTCCGGTATCGGCAGTTTTCCGCGGCACAAGGCAAACGCACCTTTGTCGGGCGAAAGCTGGAGGCGACGTCGCTGAGGTTGGACACGGGCGCGCTAGCAGCCAGATTCCGCGAGATATTGAGCGCCGCAGAGCCATTTGAGCCGGCGGGGTGATCGAGATCCATGGGCGTGGAAGCCATGCTGGCGACCAAGTCTTTGAGCGGCGGATGCGATGCGATCGATGCGTCTCTCGACAGACCGAGGCCACAGCGGCCTTGATAGCGATGCTGGTGCTTTTTGAAGCTTTGTATCGAATAATTACCGTGCTG is a window from the Trichoderma atroviride chromosome 5, complete sequence genome containing:
- a CDS encoding uncharacterized protein (BUSCO:EOG092D2ZRK); this translates as MASTPMDLDHPAGSNGSAALNISRNLAASAPVSNLSDVASSFRPTKLLRRDDIKDGKPQPRVLSIDYDDDGELLMTSASDETIQIYNVREGRHDKSLLSKKYGVKLAKFTHTRSSIIYASTKQNHAIRYLATHDNSFIRYFEGHDAAVTALAVHPGTDNFISCSQDNTVRLWDTQTKNWQGQLFLRSPYLAAYDPSGTVFAVACPSSGSVLLYDIRNYDKAPFTTIDLVEQCRGVDSQHLVKGWTKLEFSNDGKSILVGTKGRGHFLLDAFQGNLKAYLRRPAGGTHRLAAGDSLPSNGAGPASTDPNAFESSGECCFAPDGRYVLSGGSKQDVLVWDTLKQPSESKVLDPTWTLPDKREAAVLAFNPRFNFFATADQDLVLWLPDPHA